The Petropleomorpha daqingensis genome includes a window with the following:
- a CDS encoding flagellar hook protein FlgE: MLRSMFSAISGLRAHQTKMDVVGNNIANVNTVGYKSQTTVFEDTLSQLLRNGSAPTADTAGTNPAQVGLGVKVASVSTNFSQGSTQNTGRSTDFMISGDGFFTTKSGNENLYTRAGSFDFDGVGNLVTPDGAILQGWTADSTGAINTNGPVGNLSIPYGQVINPEETTAGAITGNLSAEAVATDAPVQTQATMYDSLGNAHQVTYVFQKTATAGAWKLNVLDENGNTLLPTTGAPPVPTLVDVTFNASGAMTAPSIASSPAPVDGKFTFDPTSTFASWAGPVTVDLSGVTQYGGKSTATTTTPAAGAGSALGTLESFSLGSDGTITGTYSNGLKKSLGQLALATFSNPSGLTKAGNSSFRVGNNSGNPLVGIAGTGGRGTLTAGALEMSNVDLSEEFTGLIVAQRGFQANSKVITTSDEILQTLVNMKN; the protein is encoded by the coding sequence ATGCTCCGCTCGATGTTCTCGGCCATCTCCGGCCTGCGCGCCCACCAGACGAAGATGGACGTCGTCGGCAACAACATCGCCAACGTCAACACCGTCGGCTACAAGAGCCAGACCACAGTCTTCGAGGACACCTTGTCGCAGCTGCTGCGCAACGGGTCGGCCCCGACGGCGGACACCGCGGGCACGAACCCCGCGCAGGTCGGCCTCGGCGTCAAGGTCGCCAGCGTCAGCACGAACTTCAGCCAGGGTTCGACCCAGAACACGGGCCGCTCGACCGACTTCATGATCAGCGGTGACGGCTTCTTCACGACGAAGTCGGGCAACGAGAACCTCTACACCCGGGCGGGGTCGTTCGACTTCGACGGCGTGGGCAACCTGGTCACCCCCGACGGCGCGATCCTGCAGGGCTGGACTGCCGACTCCACCGGCGCCATCAACACCAACGGCCCGGTGGGCAACCTGTCCATCCCCTACGGCCAGGTCATCAACCCGGAGGAGACGACGGCGGGCGCCATCACCGGCAACCTGTCGGCCGAGGCCGTCGCCACCGACGCACCCGTGCAGACGCAGGCCACCATGTACGACTCGCTGGGCAACGCCCACCAGGTCACCTACGTCTTCCAGAAGACGGCGACCGCCGGTGCCTGGAAGCTCAACGTGCTGGACGAGAACGGCAACACCCTGCTGCCGACCACAGGTGCCCCGCCCGTGCCCACCCTGGTGGACGTGACCTTCAACGCCTCCGGCGCCATGACGGCCCCGTCGATCGCCTCCTCGCCGGCCCCGGTCGACGGCAAGTTCACCTTCGACCCGACGTCGACGTTCGCCTCGTGGGCCGGCCCGGTGACCGTCGACCTGTCGGGGGTGACGCAGTACGGCGGCAAGAGCACCGCGACCACCACGACGCCCGCGGCCGGTGCCGGCTCCGCTCTCGGCACGCTGGAGTCCTTCTCGCTCGGCAGCGACGGCACGATCACCGGCACCTACTCCAACGGGCTGAAGAAGTCGCTCGGCCAGCTCGCGCTGGCCACGTTCTCCAACCCGAGCGGTCTGACCAAGGCCGGCAACAGCTCCTTCCGCGTGGGCAACAACTCCGGGAACCCGCTGGTCGGCATCGCCGGCACGGGTGGCCGCGGCACGCTGACCGCCGGCGCGCTGGAGATGTCGAACGTGGACCTCTCCGAGGAGTTCACCGGCCTGATCGTCGCCCAGCGCGGCTTCCAGGCGAACAGCAAGGTGATCACCACCTCCGACGAGATCCTCCAGACCCTGGTGAACATGAAGAACTGA
- a CDS encoding flagellar hook assembly protein FlgD, with protein MTAPVGGSNAVATNTATTSVDRPDQMDKDTFLKLLVAQMRYQDPSNPTDPTQFMSQTAAFSQVEKLDQLVQQNASIVALQKTMNAGVIVGHTVTYTDDNGAAQTGAVTSVLLGDDTTPATATIGGKSVPLGRITQVS; from the coding sequence ATGACTGCACCTGTGGGCGGCTCGAACGCGGTCGCCACCAACACCGCCACGACCTCCGTGGACCGGCCCGACCAGATGGACAAGGACACGTTCCTCAAGCTGTTGGTCGCCCAGATGCGCTACCAGGACCCGAGCAATCCGACCGACCCGACGCAGTTCATGTCGCAGACGGCGGCGTTCAGCCAGGTGGAGAAGCTCGACCAGCTGGTCCAGCAGAACGCCTCGATCGTGGCCCTGCAGAAGACCATGAACGCCGGCGTGATCGTCGGTCACACCGTGACCTACACCGACGACAACGGCGCCGCGCAGACCGGTGCCGTGACCTCGGTCCTCCTCGGCGACGACACCACCCCGGCCACCGCGACCATCGGCGGGAAATCCGTCCCGCTGGGTCGCATCACCCAGGTCTCCTGA
- a CDS encoding flagellar hook-length control protein FliK, with the protein MSAPVALPALPATRSTQGSAGTGSDSGAFASALDGALSGAGRPASDNGVGRDAAHERAEQRRSDRAADRANDAPHEPHGRVHGRRGAERSRPEHATDEADETPTDDAVPADPSAPAAQPATTWALLIQGAALSVATPAAPGTTAPATGAAPVDALGAIAGATAPAATGTDLPALPLPTAPAADGTPLPSLLPGPDPAAPGAPTPAAPASAPAGLPAAPPAGGPTTPVAEGFTVVQAPAESPAPAPAAAPATVVGATAPDAPAAAPVGAQTPAPVAEPAADATATATTAVPAASGDVTAGSAGNGTDQAPSDGDDAPAPAPTAVTATPPAPVAAPVAATVPAAPAAPAAQPPVAAQLSQPVAVLASRPDGVHTMTVVLTPENLGPVQVQVTMSNGSLELNLAGSHEHGREALLQALPDLRRDLQSAGLTLNRLDVSRDTSGSFATQQQAAGQQWGQGSQQRGEARSAPWLRGAPDPGEGRPVRTVPSSSASPGVDVRV; encoded by the coding sequence ATGAGCGCACCCGTAGCGCTGCCCGCGCTGCCCGCGACCCGCTCGACGCAGGGTTCCGCCGGCACCGGCTCCGACAGCGGCGCGTTCGCCTCGGCCCTGGACGGCGCGCTGTCCGGTGCCGGGCGCCCCGCGTCGGACAACGGCGTCGGCCGCGACGCCGCGCACGAGCGCGCCGAGCAGCGCCGCAGCGACCGTGCCGCCGACCGGGCGAACGACGCCCCGCACGAGCCGCACGGCCGCGTCCACGGACGTCGGGGTGCGGAGCGGTCGCGTCCCGAGCACGCCACCGACGAGGCCGACGAGACCCCGACGGACGACGCCGTCCCGGCCGATCCCTCGGCCCCGGCGGCGCAGCCCGCCACCACGTGGGCGCTGCTCATCCAGGGCGCGGCCCTGAGCGTCGCCACGCCCGCCGCACCGGGCACGACCGCTCCGGCGACCGGTGCCGCGCCGGTCGACGCGCTCGGCGCGATCGCCGGTGCCACGGCTCCGGCGGCGACCGGCACCGACCTTCCCGCCCTCCCGCTGCCGACGGCGCCGGCTGCCGACGGCACGCCGCTCCCGAGCCTGCTCCCCGGCCCCGATCCGGCGGCTCCCGGCGCGCCCACGCCGGCTGCTCCGGCCTCCGCCCCTGCCGGCCTGCCCGCGGCGCCTCCGGCCGGCGGTCCCACGACCCCGGTGGCGGAGGGCTTCACCGTCGTCCAGGCCCCCGCCGAAAGCCCTGCGCCGGCCCCGGCCGCGGCTCCGGCCACGGTGGTGGGTGCGACGGCACCGGACGCACCGGCCGCGGCGCCGGTCGGCGCGCAGACCCCGGCACCGGTGGCCGAGCCGGCTGCCGACGCGACCGCGACCGCCACGACCGCCGTCCCGGCCGCGTCGGGTGACGTGACGGCCGGGTCCGCCGGCAACGGCACCGACCAGGCGCCCTCCGACGGCGACGACGCACCGGCACCGGCTCCGACTGCGGTGACGGCGACCCCGCCGGCTCCCGTGGCCGCGCCGGTGGCCGCGACCGTTCCGGCCGCTCCGGCCGCGCCCGCCGCCCAGCCGCCGGTCGCCGCTCAGCTGAGCCAGCCGGTCGCCGTCCTGGCCAGCCGGCCCGACGGCGTGCACACGATGACCGTCGTCCTCACCCCCGAGAACCTGGGGCCGGTGCAGGTGCAGGTCACCATGAGCAACGGCAGCCTCGAGCTGAACCTGGCCGGCTCGCACGAGCACGGCCGCGAAGCACTGCTGCAGGCGCTGCCCGACCTGCGCCGCGACCTGCAGAGCGCCGGCCTGACGCTCAACCGGCTCGACGTCTCGCGCGACACCTCCGGGTCCTTCGCGACCCAGCAGCAGGCTGCCGGCCAGCAGTGGGGGCAGGGCTCGCAGCAGCGCGGCGAGGCCCGGTCGGCCCCGTGGCTGCGCGGCGCCCCCGACCCCGGTGAGGGCCGCCCGGTCCGCACCGTTCCCTCGTCGTCCGCGTCGCCCGGCGTGGACGTGCGCGTCTGA
- a CDS encoding transglycosylase SLT domain-containing protein has product MDGVTAVQSRIAEIQQRFILGTRTTSKTNWASAAAAAGLSGTDTDYATGTAGTASEQGVVTEASKYLGVPYQWGGTDPSKGLDCSGLTQLVYKNLGIDLPRTASQQATSGQAVASLADARPGDLVFFDYSSSRPGVDHVGIYVGDGKMIAAPQEGETVKVQDVGNPTVIRRVLPTTAAASGTSSGSALAGVPYANLFTSAAARYGVDPSLLAAVASQESGFNSQAVSPAGAQGLMQFMPSTAKGLGVNAFDPSSAIDGAARYLSSLTQQFGSTPLALAAYNAGPGAVRQYGGIPPYSETQNYVRSVMSKAEAYR; this is encoded by the coding sequence GTGGACGGGGTGACCGCGGTCCAGTCCCGCATCGCCGAGATCCAGCAGCGGTTCATCCTCGGCACCAGGACGACGTCGAAGACCAACTGGGCGTCGGCCGCCGCGGCCGCCGGGCTCTCCGGTACCGACACCGACTACGCCACCGGGACGGCCGGGACGGCGTCCGAGCAGGGCGTGGTCACCGAGGCGTCCAAGTACCTCGGCGTGCCCTACCAGTGGGGCGGCACCGACCCGTCGAAGGGGCTGGACTGCTCCGGGCTCACGCAGCTGGTCTACAAGAACCTCGGCATCGACCTGCCGCGGACCGCCTCGCAGCAGGCCACCTCCGGCCAGGCGGTCGCCTCGCTGGCCGACGCACGGCCCGGTGACCTGGTCTTCTTCGACTACAGCTCGTCGCGGCCCGGCGTCGACCACGTCGGCATCTACGTCGGCGACGGCAAGATGATCGCCGCGCCGCAGGAGGGCGAGACGGTCAAGGTCCAGGACGTCGGCAACCCCACGGTGATCCGCCGCGTGCTGCCGACGACCGCCGCGGCGTCGGGCACCTCGTCGGGCAGCGCGCTCGCCGGTGTCCCCTACGCGAACCTGTTCACCAGCGCCGCGGCCCGCTACGGCGTCGACCCCTCCCTGCTGGCCGCGGTCGCCTCGCAGGAGTCCGGCTTCAACTCGCAGGCGGTGTCACCGGCCGGCGCCCAGGGGCTCATGCAGTTCATGCCGTCGACCGCCAAGGGCCTCGGGGTCAACGCCTTCGACCCGTCCTCGGCGATCGACGGGGCGGCCCGCTACCTGTCGAGCCTGACCCAGCAGTTCGGCTCGACCCCGCTGGCGCTGGCCGCCTACAACGCCGGGCCCGGCGCGGTCCGGCAGTACGGCGGCATCCCGCCCTACAGCGAGACGCAGAACTACGTCCGATCGGTGATGAGCAAGGCGGAGGCCTACCGATGA
- a CDS encoding flagellar export protein FliJ, with protein sequence MGKRAAFRLQPVLELRRTQERAAAQAAAQAANAAAEADRHATERETALVGAHPPVSSTAGAFRASMALLRVAAEDAAAQRSLATASAEQAELVRQQWTAAAQRTKALERLKDRHAEAIRLADQAAEERAVDDLVTGRAGRPRAGSAAEEMPWTG encoded by the coding sequence ATGGGCAAGCGCGCCGCCTTCCGGCTGCAGCCGGTGCTCGAGCTGCGCCGCACCCAGGAGCGGGCCGCCGCGCAGGCCGCCGCGCAGGCGGCGAACGCCGCGGCCGAGGCCGACCGGCACGCCACCGAGCGGGAGACCGCGCTGGTCGGCGCCCACCCGCCGGTGTCGTCGACCGCGGGCGCCTTCCGCGCCTCGATGGCGCTGCTGCGGGTCGCGGCCGAGGACGCGGCCGCCCAGCGGTCGCTCGCCACCGCCTCGGCCGAGCAGGCCGAGCTGGTGCGCCAGCAGTGGACGGCGGCCGCCCAGCGCACCAAGGCGCTGGAACGGCTGAAGGATCGTCACGCCGAGGCGATCCGGTTGGCTGATCAGGCTGCCGAGGAGAGAGCCGTGGACGACCTCGTGACCGGCCGCGCCGGCCGCCCGCGCGCCGGGTCGGCGGCTGAGGAGATGCCGTGGACGGGGTGA
- a CDS encoding FliI/YscN family ATPase translates to MTLELVLPRARAAALPQVTGQVVGAMGLTLAVDGVVAAVGDLVEVNPATPRALLAEVVAVGRDKLTCMPLGDLSGVHAGAPVRNTGRPLQVPVGPGLLGRVLDGLGRPVDGGRPLSAGVSWVDLSSETPHALSRTRVDQPLTFGVRALDTLVPCGKGQRLGIFAGSGVGKSTLLSQITRGTSADVRVIGLIGERGREVREFIEENLGEEGLARTVVVVATSDEPPLVRLKAAFVATRIAEAFRDQGLDVLLLMDSITRTAMAQREVGLSAGEPPATRGYPPSVFAMMPKLLEKAGTGATGSITGLYTVLVEGDDHNEPIADTARSILDGHIVLTRKLATTGHFPAIDVLESISRVAGAVVPPEKMADARECRRLMGALRDVKELIEIGAYQAGSDPMVDRARELAPAIDAFLQQPVGDATAPEESWAWLHRIVTYGTAA, encoded by the coding sequence ATGACCCTCGAGCTGGTTCTCCCCCGCGCCCGGGCCGCCGCCCTCCCCCAGGTCACCGGTCAGGTCGTCGGCGCGATGGGCCTCACGCTGGCCGTCGACGGCGTGGTCGCGGCCGTCGGCGACCTCGTCGAGGTCAACCCGGCGACCCCGCGCGCGCTGCTCGCCGAGGTGGTGGCGGTGGGCCGGGACAAGCTCACCTGCATGCCGCTCGGCGACCTGTCGGGGGTGCACGCCGGCGCGCCGGTGCGCAACACCGGCCGGCCGCTGCAGGTGCCCGTGGGCCCGGGCCTGCTCGGCCGCGTGCTCGACGGGCTGGGCCGACCGGTCGACGGCGGTCGGCCGCTGTCGGCCGGCGTCTCGTGGGTCGACCTGTCCAGCGAGACCCCGCACGCGCTGTCCCGGACCCGCGTGGACCAGCCGCTCACCTTCGGCGTCCGGGCCCTCGACACCCTCGTGCCGTGCGGCAAGGGCCAGCGCCTGGGCATCTTCGCCGGCTCCGGCGTCGGCAAGTCCACCCTGCTGTCCCAGATCACCCGGGGAACGAGCGCCGACGTCCGGGTCATCGGCCTGATCGGCGAGCGTGGCCGCGAGGTGCGCGAGTTCATCGAGGAGAACCTCGGCGAGGAGGGCCTGGCGCGCACCGTCGTCGTCGTCGCCACCTCCGACGAGCCCCCGCTGGTGCGGCTCAAGGCCGCCTTCGTCGCCACCCGCATCGCCGAGGCGTTCCGCGACCAGGGCCTCGACGTCCTGCTGCTCATGGACTCGATCACCCGCACCGCCATGGCCCAGCGCGAGGTCGGGCTCTCGGCGGGCGAACCGCCGGCCACCCGCGGCTACCCGCCCAGCGTCTTCGCGATGATGCCCAAGCTGCTGGAGAAGGCGGGTACCGGCGCCACCGGCTCGATCACCGGGCTCTACACGGTGCTCGTCGAGGGCGACGACCACAACGAGCCGATCGCCGACACCGCCCGGTCCATCCTCGACGGGCACATCGTGCTGACCCGCAAGCTCGCGACCACCGGCCACTTCCCGGCCATCGACGTCCTGGAGTCGATCTCCCGGGTGGCCGGGGCGGTGGTGCCGCCGGAGAAGATGGCCGACGCCCGCGAGTGCCGCCGGCTCATGGGCGCGCTGCGCGACGTCAAGGAGCTCATCGAGATCGGCGCCTACCAGGCCGGCAGCGACCCGATGGTCGACCGCGCCCGCGAGCTGGCCCCGGCCATCGACGCGTTCCTGCAGCAGCCGGTCGGCGACGCCACGGCGCCCGAGGAGTCGTGGGCCTGGCTGCACCGCATCGTCACGTACGGGACGGCGGCCTGA
- a CDS encoding FliH/SctL family protein yields MTSSPDTRAPREGALLRGALAARAVSYRDALDPVPTPSPVDRRATIRRAADQPVPPAELPSDAAVSNRPSFRLGDVYAEELDRLREQAHAEGFAAGHAEGMTAAESVVAETERAAAERLAEVQARWERRLVSATAALGAAADRLDEAALPIAEDIRDSILTAVVTLVEDLLGRELALAESPGLDALRRALTFVPTETPAVVRLHPDDLAEVPAEALAALPATISVVADAAIERAGAVAECGPQRIDAQLGAALERVQAVLAV; encoded by the coding sequence ATGACTTCGTCTCCTGACACCCGCGCTCCCCGCGAGGGCGCCCTGCTGCGGGGCGCCCTCGCGGCACGGGCGGTCTCCTACCGGGACGCCCTCGACCCGGTCCCGACCCCGTCGCCGGTCGACCGGCGGGCGACGATCCGCCGGGCCGCCGACCAGCCGGTGCCGCCGGCCGAGCTGCCGTCGGACGCCGCCGTCTCCAACCGGCCATCGTTCCGCCTCGGCGACGTGTACGCCGAGGAGCTCGACCGGCTGCGCGAGCAGGCGCACGCGGAGGGCTTCGCGGCCGGGCACGCCGAGGGGATGACCGCCGCCGAGTCGGTCGTGGCCGAGACCGAGCGGGCCGCCGCCGAGCGGCTGGCCGAGGTGCAGGCCCGCTGGGAGCGGCGCCTGGTGTCGGCGACCGCCGCGCTGGGTGCCGCGGCCGACCGGCTCGACGAGGCCGCGCTGCCGATCGCCGAGGACATCCGCGACTCGATCCTGACCGCGGTCGTGACGCTGGTCGAGGACCTGCTGGGGCGTGAGCTCGCGCTCGCCGAGTCCCCCGGGCTCGACGCGCTGCGCCGCGCGCTGACCTTCGTGCCCACGGAGACGCCCGCCGTCGTCCGGCTGCACCCCGACGACCTCGCCGAGGTGCCGGCCGAGGCGCTCGCCGCGCTGCCCGCCACGATCAGCGTCGTCGCCGACGCCGCGATCGAGCGGGCCGGCGCGGTCGCCGAGTGCGGCCCGCAGCGCATCGACGCCCAGCTCGGCGCCGCCCTCGAGCGGGTGCAGGCGGTGCTGGCGGTATGA
- the fliG gene encoding flagellar motor switch protein FliG, giving the protein MSISSVEQLVGLAGGSANLPATTTPSAPARPELPGLRKAAVFLAQMSKEEAGILLAKLRPREVESLTRELMRLNTVEPEDVDGVLNEFHQMMTAQRFVGRGGVDFAREILAAGLGEDKADGILSRLNVVYTEVPFASLRNADVRQLVTFLKDEHPQVIALVLAHLTAAQSAEVLSGFNPEQQAEVAHRIAMMDRTSPEMVRLVEEELQRRMGSLLAHQDMTTVGGVETLVEIINRSPRPTERSILEWLDNTDPELAEQVRSQMFVFEDIVSIDDRSLQLVLREVEANDLATALKGVRPDVRDKVTRNLSERAAENLAEEIDLLGPVRTRTVEEAQAKVVGIIRTMEEQGVLTLTRGGEDDFVS; this is encoded by the coding sequence GTGAGCATCTCGTCCGTGGAGCAGCTCGTCGGCCTCGCCGGCGGGAGCGCCAACCTGCCCGCCACCACGACCCCGTCCGCGCCGGCCCGGCCGGAGCTCCCGGGGCTGCGGAAGGCCGCGGTCTTCCTCGCCCAGATGTCCAAGGAGGAGGCCGGCATCCTGCTCGCCAAGCTGCGCCCGCGCGAGGTCGAGTCGCTCACCCGCGAGCTCATGCGGCTCAACACGGTGGAGCCCGAGGACGTCGACGGCGTCCTCAACGAGTTCCACCAGATGATGACCGCCCAGCGGTTCGTCGGCCGCGGCGGCGTCGACTTCGCGCGCGAGATCCTGGCGGCCGGCCTCGGTGAGGACAAGGCCGACGGCATCCTGTCGCGGCTCAACGTCGTCTACACCGAGGTGCCGTTCGCCTCGCTGCGCAACGCCGACGTCCGGCAGCTGGTCACCTTCCTCAAGGACGAGCACCCGCAGGTCATCGCCCTGGTGCTGGCCCACCTGACCGCCGCGCAGTCGGCCGAGGTGCTCTCCGGGTTCAACCCGGAGCAGCAGGCCGAGGTCGCGCACCGGATCGCGATGATGGACCGCACCTCGCCGGAGATGGTGCGGCTGGTCGAGGAGGAGCTGCAGCGCCGCATGGGCTCGCTGCTGGCCCACCAGGACATGACGACGGTCGGCGGCGTCGAGACGCTGGTCGAGATCATCAACCGCTCCCCGCGGCCCACGGAGCGCTCGATCCTCGAGTGGCTGGACAACACCGACCCGGAGCTGGCCGAGCAGGTCCGCTCGCAGATGTTCGTCTTCGAGGACATCGTCAGCATCGACGACCGCTCCCTGCAGCTGGTGCTGCGCGAGGTCGAGGCCAACGACCTGGCCACCGCCCTCAAGGGCGTGCGCCCCGACGTCCGCGACAAGGTCACCCGCAACCTCTCCGAGCGCGCCGCCGAGAACCTCGCCGAGGAGATCGACCTGCTCGGCCCGGTCCGGACCCGCACGGTCGAGGAGGCCCAGGCCAAGGTCGTCGGCATCATCCGCACGATGGAGGAGCAGGGCGTCCTCACTCTCACGCGGGGCGGTGAGGATGACTTCGTCTCCTGA
- the fliF gene encoding flagellar basal-body MS-ring/collar protein FliF, translated as MPAALAGPLARIRSVLSTISLGQKVVIGLLAAGLILGGFFFYNWITAPTLSPLFSNLASTDASAIVDELNAEGVSYTLADGGSTIMVPNDQVYNLRLTMSGKGLPAGQDTGYSLLDQQGITTSEFQQQVTYQRAVEGELAKTLEAIKGVNTAVVHIALPKDQVFVQDQGKPTASVLLDLAAGTNLSGEQISAVTNLVSSSIEGMDPKDVTVADSNGQVLSAAGQVSAAAGDQRSALETDYENRLAANAQKILDQVLGPNHAVVSVRADLDLSQRQSTSETYSYNQGTPPISSSQSSETYSGTGGAVGGVLGPENTGTTGGSGNSSYNKSDTTDNNAVDKTTTTTQDAPGTIKRMTVSVVMDGTVAGNLNQQQVQSLIGNAVGLDTSRGDAITVAAMPFDTTAAQQAQAEVQAAKKAEQQAQMWSLVKTGGIALGILLVILIVWLRSRRRGEVEEEYEPLELSDDMLAELERLRVSSTRDEPIVDTAALELEAAERQRVRSEISTMVAEKPDEVAAMLRGWLSESKSGASA; from the coding sequence ATGCCTGCTGCGCTCGCCGGGCCGTTGGCGCGGATCCGGTCCGTGCTCTCGACGATCAGTCTGGGGCAGAAGGTCGTCATCGGCCTGCTCGCCGCCGGGCTGATCCTCGGCGGGTTCTTCTTCTACAACTGGATCACGGCGCCGACGCTGTCGCCGCTGTTCTCCAACCTGGCGTCCACCGACGCCTCGGCGATCGTCGACGAGCTGAACGCCGAGGGGGTCAGCTACACCCTCGCCGACGGCGGGTCGACGATCATGGTGCCCAACGACCAGGTGTACAACCTGCGGCTCACCATGAGCGGCAAGGGCCTGCCCGCCGGGCAGGACACCGGGTACTCCCTGCTCGACCAGCAGGGCATCACCACCAGCGAGTTCCAGCAGCAGGTGACCTACCAGCGCGCCGTCGAGGGCGAGCTGGCCAAGACCCTCGAGGCGATCAAGGGCGTCAACACCGCCGTCGTGCACATCGCGCTGCCCAAGGACCAGGTGTTCGTGCAGGACCAGGGCAAGCCGACGGCGTCGGTGCTGCTCGACCTCGCGGCGGGCACGAACCTCTCCGGCGAGCAGATCAGCGCGGTCACCAACCTGGTCAGCTCGAGCATCGAGGGCATGGACCCCAAGGACGTGACCGTCGCCGACTCCAACGGCCAGGTGCTCTCGGCGGCCGGGCAGGTCAGCGCCGCCGCCGGCGACCAGCGCTCGGCGCTGGAGACCGACTACGAGAACCGGCTCGCGGCCAACGCGCAGAAGATCCTCGACCAGGTCCTCGGCCCCAACCACGCCGTCGTCTCGGTGCGGGCCGACCTCGACCTGTCCCAGCGGCAGTCGACGTCGGAGACCTACAGCTACAACCAGGGGACCCCGCCGATCTCCTCCAGCCAGAGCTCCGAGACCTACAGCGGCACCGGCGGCGCCGTCGGCGGCGTGCTCGGCCCGGAGAACACCGGCACGACCGGCGGCTCGGGGAACTCGTCGTACAACAAGTCCGACACCACCGACAACAACGCGGTGGACAAGACGACGACGACCACCCAGGACGCGCCGGGCACGATCAAGCGGATGACCGTCTCGGTCGTCATGGACGGCACCGTCGCCGGCAACCTCAACCAGCAGCAGGTGCAGAGCCTCATCGGCAACGCCGTCGGCCTGGACACCTCGCGCGGGGACGCGATCACCGTGGCCGCGATGCCGTTCGACACGACCGCCGCCCAGCAGGCCCAGGCCGAGGTCCAGGCGGCGAAGAAGGCCGAGCAGCAGGCGCAGATGTGGTCGCTGGTGAAGACCGGCGGCATCGCGCTGGGCATCCTGCTGGTGATCCTCATCGTCTGGCTGCGCTCGCGCCGCCGCGGCGAGGTCGAGGAGGAGTACGAGCCGCTCGAGCTCTCCGACGACATGCTGGCCGAGCTGGAGCGCCTGCGGGTCTCCAGCACCCGTGACGAGCCGATCGTCGACACCGCCGCCCTCGAGCTGGAGGCGGCCGAGCGCCAGCGGGTCCGCAGCGAGATCTCGACGATGGTGGCCGAGAAGCCCGACGAGGTCGCGGCGATGCTGCGCGGCTGGCTGAGCGAGTCCAAGTCAGGAGCGTCGGCGTGA
- the fliE gene encoding flagellar hook-basal body complex protein FliE, giving the protein MTSPIPGVSLAGFTGVSAIGGATSTPAASSTSGSDFAGILASSLDQLQSTQSKADNLATQAATGDLQDVHDYMIASNEASLATEMVVAIKNQAVSAFNEIMRMQV; this is encoded by the coding sequence ATGACGTCACCCATCCCCGGCGTCTCGCTCGCCGGGTTCACCGGCGTGTCCGCGATCGGCGGTGCCACCAGCACGCCGGCCGCCTCGAGCACCAGCGGCAGCGACTTCGCCGGGATCCTGGCGAGCTCGCTCGACCAGCTGCAGTCCACGCAGTCCAAGGCCGACAACCTGGCCACCCAGGCCGCCACCGGCGACCTGCAGGACGTGCACGACTACATGATCGCCAGCAACGAGGCGTCCCTGGCCACCGAGATGGTGGTCGCGATCAAGAACCAGGCGGTTAGCGCCTTCAACGAGATCATGAGGATGCAAGTCTGA
- a CDS encoding flagellar basal body rod protein FlgC codes for MALFGAMSIAGSGMLAHRKWLDAVSDNISNINTASRTSEDAFKERMVSVQAVDYGQGDGGVQVAGVSFGSGEGRVVYEPDNPLADENGNVKYPDIDLGDQMAELMMAQRGYQANAAVIDRATDAYKAALNLGKG; via the coding sequence ATGGCTCTCTTCGGTGCGATGAGCATCGCGGGCTCCGGCATGCTGGCGCACCGCAAGTGGCTCGACGCCGTCTCCGACAACATCTCCAACATCAACACGGCCTCGCGCACCAGCGAGGACGCGTTCAAGGAGCGGATGGTGTCGGTCCAGGCCGTGGACTACGGCCAGGGCGACGGCGGGGTCCAGGTGGCCGGGGTGTCCTTCGGCAGCGGCGAGGGCCGCGTGGTCTACGAGCCGGACAACCCGCTCGCCGACGAGAACGGCAACGTCAAGTACCCGGACATCGACCTCGGTGACCAGATGGCCGAGCTGATGATGGCGCAGCGTGGCTACCAGGCCAACGCCGCGGTCATCGACCGGGCCACCGACGCCTACAAGGCCGCGCTGAACCTCGGGAAGGGCTGA
- a CDS encoding flagellar basal body rod protein FlgB translates to MLIEDRTMTALHSALTGLAERQRVTADNIANINTPGFLAGRTDFESALKAEISGGETPTISGGTVARSLEPTNTNGNNVNLDSETVIATETGLRYQLALNALDGKYSLLRNALKTT, encoded by the coding sequence ATGCTGATCGAGGACCGCACCATGACGGCGCTGCACAGCGCCCTCACGGGGTTGGCCGAGCGCCAGCGGGTGACCGCCGACAACATCGCCAACATCAACACACCGGGCTTCCTGGCCGGCCGCACCGACTTCGAGTCCGCCCTCAAGGCCGAGATCAGCGGCGGCGAGACGCCGACGATCTCCGGCGGCACCGTCGCCCGCTCGCTGGAGCCGACGAACACGAACGGCAACAACGTCAACCTGGACAGCGAGACGGTCATCGCCACCGAGACCGGGCTGCGCTACCAGCTGGCGCTCAACGCCCTCGACGGCAAGTACTCGCTCCTGCGCAACGCGCTGAAGACGACCTGA